From one Geoalkalibacter halelectricus genomic stretch:
- a CDS encoding sulfite exporter TauE/SafE family protein, translating into MIYWILYLATGAFAGVLAGLLGVGGGIVIVPLLTFVFTAQGLAEGYILHMALGTSLASIMFTSISSFRAHHARGAVDWAVVRTITLGIMTGTFLGSWVAAQFSSRFLAGFFVVFTYTVATQMLFNARPKPSRTLPGRGGMFGVGNLIGGVSSWVGIGGGSLSVPFLAWCNVPIHRAVGTSAAIGFPIAVAGTFGYLLNGLGVPGLPNETIGFIHLPALFGIALASVCTAPLGARLAHSLPVARLKKFFAVFLIIMGTRLLLTLVW; encoded by the coding sequence ATGATTTATTGGATTCTTTACCTGGCGACGGGAGCCTTCGCGGGTGTTTTGGCCGGCCTGCTGGGCGTCGGCGGGGGCATTGTCATCGTGCCGCTGCTGACCTTTGTATTCACGGCCCAGGGGCTCGCTGAAGGCTACATTCTGCACATGGCGCTGGGAACCTCTCTGGCCAGCATCATGTTTACCTCCATTTCCAGCTTTCGCGCCCATCACGCGCGCGGGGCGGTGGATTGGGCGGTGGTGCGCACCATCACCCTGGGCATCATGACCGGGACTTTTCTGGGCAGTTGGGTGGCAGCACAGTTCAGCAGCCGCTTTCTTGCCGGCTTTTTTGTCGTTTTCACCTACACCGTGGCAACGCAGATGCTCTTCAACGCGCGTCCCAAGCCATCGCGCACCCTTCCCGGGCGGGGGGGAATGTTCGGCGTGGGCAACCTCATCGGCGGCGTGTCGAGCTGGGTGGGCATCGGCGGCGGCAGTCTTTCAGTACCGTTTCTGGCCTGGTGCAATGTGCCCATACACCGGGCGGTGGGAACCTCGGCGGCCATCGGATTCCCCATCGCCGTGGCTGGAACTTTCGGCTACCTTCTCAACGGCTTGGGGGTTCCCGGTTTGCCGAACGAAACCATCGGCTTTATTCATCTGCCGGCGCTGTTCGGAATTGCTTTGGCCAGCGTCTGCACCGCGCCTTTGGGAGCGCGCCTTGCCCACAGCCTGCCGGTAGCGCGCCTGAAAAAATTCTTCGCTGTTTTCCTGATTATCATGGGAACCCGCTTGCTGCTGACTTTGGTGTGGTAG
- the selB gene encoding selenocysteine-specific translation elongation factor — protein sequence MSKAPPASERHVIIGTAGHVDHGKTALIGALTGVETDRLKEEKARGISIDLGFAPFRLPSGLIAGVVDVPGHERFINNMLAGIGGIDLVLLVVDVNEGVMPQTREHLQILDLLQIPRGIVVLTKCDLAEEDWIDIVEEEVREEIAGTFLEKAPVARVSALTGAGLADLVGLIEAEVRSLPEKDSDGPMRLPIDRHFTLPGFGTVITGTLLSGTVRPGDMVEVLPPSTTVRVREVQVHGKQVQQALAGQRVALNLAGLNRELIRRGAVVATPKVFEQTTCIDARLSLLADAPRPLRFRDPVHLYLGTARVVGLVALLDRDVLQPGESVIAQIHLDRPLVAHREDRFIIRSYSPMTTIGGGRVLDPRPVKHRRFRADIMAGLKELESGEKSFLLQKLAEQQVSTVKNLEILSGLSRERVEQNLKILDEEGLAWQLVDQWATSDALASWRHRLLDELSRFHEANPLQPGIPHATLKGALPEKVSPKAFQKLLQMVIDDGQLVQKTEWLRLPGWEPRPTPHQAEMLTKLEDAYREEGALAKNRKEMMDRLGISAAEADLYFSFLFAEGKLVKLNEESFLHSETYQHALDLLKKHFVEQQTLTLAQFRDLLGSARKQVQALLEHYDALKYTRRVGDERVAWKLPGD from the coding sequence ATGAGTAAAGCACCTCCAGCCTCCGAACGTCATGTCATCATCGGCACCGCCGGCCACGTCGACCACGGCAAAACTGCCCTGATCGGCGCCCTGACCGGGGTCGAAACCGACCGCCTCAAGGAGGAAAAAGCCCGCGGCATCTCCATCGATCTGGGCTTTGCCCCCTTTCGTCTGCCCAGCGGCCTCATCGCCGGGGTGGTGGATGTCCCCGGACACGAGCGTTTCATCAACAACATGCTGGCCGGCATCGGCGGCATCGACCTGGTGCTGCTGGTGGTCGACGTCAACGAGGGCGTCATGCCCCAGACCCGCGAGCACCTGCAGATCCTCGACCTGCTGCAAATCCCTAGAGGGATCGTCGTGCTCACCAAATGCGATCTGGCCGAGGAGGACTGGATCGACATCGTGGAAGAGGAAGTGCGCGAGGAAATCGCCGGCACCTTTCTGGAAAAAGCCCCGGTGGCGCGGGTATCGGCGCTTACGGGAGCAGGCCTTGCGGATCTGGTCGGCCTCATCGAGGCCGAGGTTCGCAGCCTGCCGGAGAAAGACAGCGACGGCCCCATGCGCCTGCCCATCGACCGGCACTTCACCCTGCCCGGCTTCGGCACGGTGATCACCGGCACCCTGCTGTCCGGCACGGTGCGCCCCGGCGACATGGTCGAAGTGCTGCCCCCCTCAACCACGGTGCGCGTGCGGGAAGTTCAAGTTCACGGCAAACAGGTTCAGCAGGCTTTGGCCGGACAGCGGGTCGCCCTGAATCTCGCCGGCCTCAATCGCGAACTCATTCGCCGCGGGGCGGTGGTCGCCACGCCCAAGGTTTTCGAGCAAACCACCTGCATCGACGCACGCCTCAGCCTGTTGGCAGACGCGCCCCGCCCCTTGCGGTTTCGCGATCCGGTACACCTCTATCTGGGTACCGCCCGGGTGGTGGGCCTGGTGGCCCTGCTCGACCGTGACGTTCTGCAGCCCGGAGAAAGTGTCATCGCCCAGATTCATCTGGATCGCCCCCTGGTCGCCCACCGCGAAGACCGCTTCATCATTCGCTCCTACAGCCCCATGACCACCATCGGCGGCGGACGCGTGCTCGATCCGCGCCCGGTCAAACATCGCCGGTTCCGTGCCGATATCATGGCGGGCCTCAAGGAACTCGAAAGCGGCGAGAAGTCCTTTTTGCTGCAAAAACTCGCCGAACAACAGGTGTCCACGGTCAAGAACCTGGAAATTCTCTCCGGCCTGAGCCGTGAGCGGGTCGAACAGAATCTCAAAATCCTGGACGAAGAGGGACTGGCCTGGCAGTTGGTCGACCAATGGGCCACCAGCGACGCCCTGGCGTCATGGCGGCACCGCCTGCTTGATGAACTCAGCCGCTTTCACGAGGCGAATCCGCTGCAACCGGGCATCCCCCACGCCACCCTCAAAGGGGCGCTGCCTGAAAAAGTATCTCCCAAAGCCTTCCAAAAGCTTTTGCAGATGGTCATCGACGACGGGCAGTTGGTGCAAAAGACCGAATGGCTGCGCCTACCCGGATGGGAACCGCGCCCGACGCCGCACCAGGCGGAGATGCTTACCAAACTGGAAGACGCCTATCGCGAGGAAGGCGCCCTGGCAAAAAATCGCAAGGAAATGATGGACCGCCTGGGGATCTCCGCCGCGGAGGCCGACCTCTATTTTTCCTTTCTGTTCGCCGAGGGCAAGCTGGTCAAACTCAATGAGGAGAGCTTTCTTCACAGCGAAACTTACCAGCACGCCCTGGACTTGCTGAAAAAGCACTTTGTCGAGCAACAGACCCTGACCCTGGCGCAATTTCGCGACCTGCTCGGCAGTGCGCGCAAGCAGGTGCAGGCCCTGTTGGAACACTACGATGCCCTCAAATACACCCGCCGCGTCGGCGACGAACGGGTGGCGTGGAAGCTACCGGGGGATTAA
- the selA gene encoding L-seryl-tRNA(Sec) selenium transferase, with protein MSDSNSLLRALPAIDRLLQQPALTALAERCPPVLLKEAAQAAVAELRRRILADPTTIDPETLSEEQVAQVAARHALARLAPNLRQVINATGTLLHTNLGRAPLATLALEAIVAVSCRYSNLELDLSDGRRGQRHAHVEELLCRLTGAEAAAVVNNNAGAVYLALAALAQGREGIVSRGELVEIGGAFRIPEVMAASGVRLVEVGATNKTHPRDYENAINEHTGLLLKVHTSNYRILGFSAEVSGAELVQLGRRHGIIVMEDLGSGMLFDLSEYGLPREPTVAEAVAAGIDIVTFSGDKLLGGPQAGILLGRRDLIEKIRKHPMARALRMDKLTLAALEATLRLYLDRARALREVPVLAMLAADPEELRLRTENFATRARQALNSRATLSVVSTPATVGGGALPLTELAGFALALTTDAVSVDQLAARLRRQSPPVVGRIADNQLLLNLRTVAPEEEDALLQSLTKALADTDE; from the coding sequence ATGTCCGATTCTAACAGTCTGCTGCGCGCCCTGCCGGCCATCGATCGCCTTCTCCAGCAACCCGCCCTGACCGCTTTGGCCGAGCGCTGCCCCCCAGTATTGCTCAAGGAAGCGGCCCAGGCCGCGGTCGCCGAGCTGCGCCGGCGGATTCTTGCCGACCCCACGACCATCGATCCAGAGACTTTGTCCGAGGAGCAGGTCGCACAGGTCGCCGCCCGCCACGCCCTGGCGCGCCTGGCGCCCAATTTGCGCCAGGTGATCAACGCCACGGGTACTCTGCTGCACACCAATCTCGGTCGCGCCCCCTTGGCTACCCTGGCGCTTGAGGCCATCGTCGCGGTTTCGTGTCGCTACTCCAACCTGGAACTCGATTTGAGCGATGGTCGCCGCGGCCAGCGCCATGCGCATGTGGAGGAGCTGTTGTGCCGCCTGACCGGCGCCGAAGCCGCCGCGGTGGTGAACAACAACGCCGGAGCCGTCTATCTGGCCCTCGCCGCCCTGGCCCAGGGCCGTGAGGGCATCGTCTCGCGCGGCGAGTTGGTTGAAATCGGCGGCGCCTTTCGCATTCCCGAGGTCATGGCCGCCAGCGGCGTGCGCCTGGTCGAGGTCGGCGCCACCAACAAGACCCATCCACGCGACTACGAAAACGCCATCAACGAACATACCGGGCTGCTGCTCAAGGTTCATACCAGCAACTATCGCATCCTTGGCTTCAGTGCCGAAGTTTCTGGCGCCGAACTGGTGCAACTGGGGCGCCGCCACGGCATCATTGTCATGGAAGACCTGGGCAGCGGCATGCTCTTCGACCTCAGTGAATACGGCTTGCCGCGCGAACCCACCGTGGCCGAAGCCGTGGCGGCCGGAATCGATATTGTGACCTTTAGCGGCGATAAGTTGCTGGGGGGTCCGCAGGCGGGGATTCTGCTGGGACGGCGCGACCTCATTGAAAAAATCCGCAAGCATCCCATGGCGCGCGCCCTGCGCATGGACAAGCTGACCCTGGCGGCACTGGAGGCGACCCTGCGGCTCTACCTCGATCGGGCCCGCGCTCTGCGCGAAGTCCCGGTTCTGGCCATGCTCGCCGCGGACCCCGAAGAGTTACGGCTGCGCACCGAGAATTTTGCCACCCGGGCCCGCCAGGCCCTGAACAGCCGCGCCACCCTTAGTGTGGTTTCCACCCCGGCAACGGTGGGCGGCGGCGCCCTGCCCCTGACCGAGCTTGCGGGTTTCGCCCTGGCTCTGACCACGGATGCCGTCTCGGTCGACCAACTGGCCGCGCGCCTGCGTCGGCAGTCACCGCCGGTTGTCGGGCGTATTGCTGATAATCAGTTGCTGCTCAACCTGCGCACCGTCGCTCCCGAAGAAGAAGATGCGCTCCTGCAATCCCTGACAAAGGCACTCGCTGATACCGATGAGTAA
- a CDS encoding AzlC family ABC transporter permease: MTAPTSHEKNRPHLQQGAVAGWPICLGYFPIGLALGVLAQQAGIPWWAMAMMSILVFAGSAQFICVAMLTAGASAPAIILTTFVINLRHVLMSSALAVYLRGVARGFLALFAYGITDESFAVNHTRFRDGAWDRWKALIVNQLANTVWIFATVCGVLVGQFVPPGALGIDYALTAMFICLLAMQLQGGIYLLTALIAGALAVAWYILLPGDTYIVGASVSAATIGFFLKRSLRRGA, encoded by the coding sequence ATGACCGCCCCCACAAGTCACGAAAAAAATCGGCCGCATCTGCAGCAGGGCGCCGTCGCCGGCTGGCCCATCTGCCTCGGGTATTTTCCCATCGGGCTGGCGCTCGGCGTTCTTGCCCAGCAAGCAGGCATTCCCTGGTGGGCCATGGCCATGATGTCCATTCTGGTCTTCGCCGGCAGCGCCCAGTTCATCTGCGTCGCCATGCTCACCGCCGGCGCTTCGGCGCCGGCCATCATCCTGACGACCTTTGTGATCAATCTGCGCCATGTGCTGATGAGTTCGGCCCTGGCGGTGTACCTGCGCGGCGTCGCGCGCGGATTTCTCGCCCTGTTTGCCTACGGCATCACCGACGAAAGCTTTGCCGTCAACCACACCCGCTTTCGCGACGGGGCCTGGGATCGCTGGAAGGCGCTGATCGTCAACCAACTGGCCAATACCGTCTGGATTTTCGCCACGGTCTGCGGAGTTCTGGTCGGGCAATTCGTTCCACCGGGAGCCCTGGGAATCGACTATGCCCTGACCGCGATGTTCATTTGTCTGCTGGCGATGCAACTCCAAGGGGGCATCTACCTTCTGACCGCCCTGATCGCAGGGGCGCTGGCCGTTGCCTGGTATATTCTGCTGCCCGGCGACACCTACATCGTCGGTGCCTCGGTCAGCGCCGCGACGATCGGATTCTTTTTGAAACGCAGCCTGCGGAGGGGGGCATGA
- a CDS encoding response regulator, protein MTGEPIVILLAEDDPAHAEIVRRNMEISRISNRLEHVVDGQEALDYLYQRGHFKDPACSPRPGLILLDLRMPRVDGLEVLKTIKNDLDLARIPVVVLTTSAAEADMAKAYEHHANSYLVKPVDFPQFVSLLETIGYYWLIWNKCPGRQNHARS, encoded by the coding sequence ATGACCGGTGAACCGATTGTAATCTTGCTGGCCGAGGACGATCCGGCCCATGCGGAAATCGTGCGCAGGAACATGGAAATCTCGCGCATCAGCAACCGGCTCGAACATGTCGTCGACGGCCAGGAAGCCCTGGATTACCTCTACCAGCGCGGCCACTTCAAAGATCCCGCCTGCTCGCCCCGGCCGGGTTTAATTTTGCTGGATCTGCGCATGCCCCGCGTCGATGGCCTCGAAGTGCTCAAAACCATCAAGAACGATCTCGATTTAGCGCGTATCCCGGTGGTGGTCTTGACCACCTCGGCGGCCGAAGCCGACATGGCCAAGGCCTATGAGCATCATGCCAACAGCTACCTAGTCAAGCCCGTCGATTTTCCCCAGTTTGTCTCCCTCCTGGAAACCATCGGCTATTACTGGCTGATTTGGAATAAATGCCCCGGGCGCCAGAACCATGCCCGTAGCTGA
- the selD gene encoding selenide, water dikinase SelD, whose product MTEKVRLTSLSHSAGUAAKIGPETLAQVLRQLPQSADPNLLSAAIPFADAGVYRISDELALVQSVDFFTPVVDDPFVYGQIAAANALSDIYAMGGRPITALNLIGFPKCLGVDMLTAVLQGGADKVVEAGAVIVGGHSVEDEEPKYGLAVTGLVDPRRMVTTVGARPGDQLLLTKPLGTGILTTALKGEVLTETDLEAAITGMATLNRRAAEIMLEIGVHACTDITGFGLLGHALELAEASEVCVTLYGPSLPTYPRTTEMAALGLIPGGSHRNRDHYLPRVLDAGHLPSPVLDLLADPQTSGGLFISVAAEKAAVLRDRLLASGCGAYVVGEIAAGPAGRLRVS is encoded by the coding sequence ATGACAGAGAAAGTTCGCCTGACGAGCCTGTCGCACTCCGCGGGTTGAGCGGCCAAAATCGGGCCCGAGACCCTGGCGCAGGTGCTGCGTCAACTACCGCAATCCGCCGACCCCAACCTGCTGTCGGCCGCCATTCCCTTCGCCGATGCCGGTGTTTACCGCATCTCGGACGAACTCGCCTTGGTGCAGTCGGTGGATTTCTTCACCCCGGTGGTCGACGATCCCTTTGTTTATGGCCAGATCGCGGCGGCCAACGCCCTTTCTGATATCTACGCCATGGGCGGGCGGCCCATCACCGCTCTCAATCTCATCGGCTTTCCCAAATGCCTGGGGGTTGACATGCTCACCGCGGTGTTGCAGGGGGGCGCGGACAAAGTCGTTGAAGCAGGCGCCGTCATTGTCGGCGGTCATTCGGTGGAAGATGAAGAGCCCAAGTACGGTCTTGCCGTGACCGGCCTGGTCGATCCGCGCCGCATGGTCACCACCGTCGGCGCCCGCCCCGGCGATCAGCTTCTGCTGACCAAACCCCTGGGGACCGGCATTCTCACCACCGCCCTCAAAGGCGAGGTGCTCACGGAAACCGACCTGGAGGCGGCCATCACCGGCATGGCCACCCTCAACCGCCGTGCCGCGGAAATCATGCTCGAGATCGGCGTACACGCCTGCACCGACATCACCGGTTTCGGTCTGCTCGGCCATGCCCTCGAACTGGCCGAGGCCAGCGAAGTCTGCGTGACCCTTTACGGCCCGAGCCTGCCCACCTATCCGCGAACCACCGAAATGGCGGCCCTGGGGCTGATCCCTGGCGGCAGCCACCGCAATCGCGACCATTATCTGCCGCGGGTGCTAGACGCCGGGCACCTCCCTTCCCCGGTGCTTGATCTGCTCGCCGATCCCCAAACCTCAGGCGGTCTGTTCATCAGCGTTGCCGCCGAGAAAGCCGCTGTCCTGCGCGATCGGTTGCTCGCCTCGGGCTGCGGCGCCTATGTCGTCGGTGAAATCGCCGCCGGCCCCGCCGGACGCCTGCGCGTCAGCTAA
- a CDS encoding AzlD domain-containing protein, whose protein sequence is MTFNDYLLLFAGMGMVTYLPRALPLLYFAQRRMPRWLIDWLSLIPVAILSALLAPILFTDHVSREISLGKLEFLVAIPTLLFALKTRSLGATVLVGMLLYWLGGMLV, encoded by the coding sequence ATGACCTTCAACGATTATCTGCTTCTCTTCGCCGGCATGGGAATGGTTACCTACCTGCCGCGCGCCCTTCCCCTGCTTTATTTCGCTCAACGGCGGATGCCGCGATGGCTCATCGACTGGCTCAGCCTGATCCCCGTGGCAATCCTCAGCGCCCTACTCGCCCCAATCCTGTTCACGGACCACGTCAGCCGCGAAATCAGTCTCGGCAAGCTGGAATTTCTGGTCGCCATTCCGACTCTGCTGTTCGCCCTGAAAACCCGCAGCCTGGGCGCCACGGTTCTGGTGGGAATGCTGCTCTACTGGCTCGGGGGAATGCTGGTTTAG